The Paenalcaligenes faecalis genome has a window encoding:
- the waaC gene encoding lipopolysaccharide heptosyltransferase I: MSTKILIVRTSSLGDLVHMLPAISDIAAQIPDAQIDWVVEESFAQIPLWHPAVNNVITVAHRRWRKNWWSAQSRAERAALKKRIQETQYDLVLDMQALLKTVWITRMARGVKHGLDWKSAREPLASLLFDVKHRVEFWQPAITRQRLLASLAFNYQYTGSPDYGLQAISNSVQVEPVAMIMPSASRDDKLWPVASWHKVFDYVQSQGLGLRLLAGSPAETQRAEQLIAGRTNAEVLPRMGLTEVAHELAKATVMIGLDSGLTHLSAALERPTIGIYKASTPVRTPLVSSAYVASLGERGIEPTADMVLSAVQQALNQS; encoded by the coding sequence ATGAGTACAAAAATTTTAATCGTGCGCACCTCGTCCTTGGGTGACTTGGTGCATATGCTGCCCGCTATCAGTGATATTGCGGCTCAGATTCCTGACGCACAGATAGACTGGGTCGTCGAAGAATCCTTTGCTCAAATTCCGCTATGGCATCCAGCAGTAAATAATGTCATCACTGTCGCGCATCGACGTTGGCGTAAAAACTGGTGGTCAGCCCAATCCAGAGCCGAACGAGCTGCATTAAAAAAACGAATACAAGAAACCCAGTATGATCTGGTGTTAGACATGCAAGCCCTGTTGAAAACGGTGTGGATTACCCGTATGGCGCGCGGTGTAAAACACGGCTTAGATTGGAAATCAGCCCGTGAACCATTGGCATCGTTGCTGTTTGACGTAAAGCATCGTGTTGAATTTTGGCAGCCAGCGATTACACGCCAACGGCTGCTCGCATCACTCGCCTTTAACTACCAGTATACCGGTTCGCCCGATTATGGATTGCAAGCAATCTCAAATAGTGTGCAGGTTGAACCCGTTGCAATGATTATGCCATCAGCCAGCCGTGACGATAAATTATGGCCGGTCGCCAGTTGGCATAAAGTGTTTGATTATGTGCAGTCACAGGGATTGGGTTTGCGATTACTGGCAGGCAGCCCGGCGGAAACCCAGCGCGCCGAGCAATTAATTGCAGGGCGCACAAATGCGGAGGTCTTGCCACGCATGGGATTAACCGAAGTCGCCCATGAGCTAGCAAAAGCAACCGTAATGATTGGATTAGACAGTGGGTTGACGCATTTATCCGCAGCACTAGAGCGACCGACTATAGGGATTTATAAGGCCTCTACGCCCGTACGAACCCCATTAGTAAGTAGTGCCTATGTGGCAAGTTTAGGCGAAAGAGGCATAGAACCCACAGCTGATATGGTGCTTAGTGCAGTGCAGCAAGCCTTAAATCAAAGTTAA
- a CDS encoding 3-deoxy-D-manno-octulosonic acid transferase yields the protein MNRFIYTLLLRLISPFLLAWMSLRARRSGGNWQVYSPLRFGYYGKQAPPRGPFVMVHAVSLGEMRAAQPLVQALLSEGHKVLLTHLTYTGYAEGQRAFNKAIIDGQLIQQWLPYDFPGAAKRFYAHYQPQLIAVIEREVWPNLLHQARRADIPVLLVSARFSARSLRKAVRMGALMHTAYARFTAIYAQTFQDAQRLEHAGGKAVRVSGNFKFDVQLSADQVERGKWFADSLGRKIVVIASTREGEDQQFIDAIRRYIKREQQQDLDCHQRTLFYLIPRHPQRFESAATLLQAEGWNVVRRSELMQTGDGTSSSLACCKNADVLLGDSLGEMAWYYSQAQVAIVGGSFAALGGQNFIEACALGVPVIVGPHTRNFEQAVSDALAEGAALRANNAETAVKQAMQLLEDSTQRQRMADAGHHWVQKHTGSVQRVMTGINEVLSQHLPPDQRQH from the coding sequence TTGAATCGATTTATTTACACCTTGTTGTTGCGGCTGATCTCGCCTTTTTTATTGGCGTGGATGAGTCTGCGCGCGCGCAGATCGGGCGGTAATTGGCAGGTCTATAGCCCATTACGATTTGGGTATTATGGTAAACAAGCACCGCCCCGAGGCCCATTTGTTATGGTGCATGCCGTAAGCTTAGGCGAAATGCGGGCTGCTCAGCCATTGGTACAAGCCCTATTGTCAGAGGGCCATAAAGTCCTATTAACCCACCTAACCTATACCGGTTATGCCGAAGGGCAACGCGCCTTTAACAAAGCCATCATCGACGGGCAGTTAATTCAACAGTGGCTGCCCTATGACTTTCCTGGCGCAGCCAAACGGTTTTATGCCCATTACCAACCCCAACTGATTGCCGTCATAGAACGCGAAGTCTGGCCTAATCTATTACACCAAGCAAGACGAGCAGACATTCCTGTGTTGTTGGTTAGTGCGCGTTTTTCAGCACGATCTTTACGCAAAGCCGTCCGTATGGGGGCCTTGATGCATACTGCTTATGCACGCTTTACCGCCATTTATGCCCAGACCTTTCAGGACGCCCAACGTTTAGAACACGCAGGGGGCAAAGCCGTCCGTGTATCTGGCAATTTTAAATTTGATGTGCAGTTATCCGCCGATCAAGTCGAACGCGGTAAATGGTTTGCTGACAGCTTAGGACGTAAAATTGTCGTCATCGCCAGTACCCGAGAGGGCGAAGATCAGCAATTTATAGATGCCATACGGCGCTACATTAAACGCGAACAACAGCAAGACCTAGACTGTCACCAACGCACGTTGTTTTACTTAATTCCCCGTCACCCACAGCGATTTGAGTCTGCTGCGACATTACTGCAGGCCGAAGGCTGGAACGTGGTACGTCGATCAGAGCTAATGCAAACGGGCGATGGCACTAGCAGTTCCTTGGCATGTTGTAAAAATGCAGATGTACTGTTGGGGGATTCATTGGGCGAAATGGCGTGGTATTACTCTCAGGCACAGGTCGCTATTGTGGGGGGCAGTTTTGCGGCTTTAGGCGGACAAAACTTTATCGAGGCATGTGCCTTGGGCGTGCCGGTGATTGTTGGGCCACATACACGTAATTTTGAACAAGCCGTCAGCGATGCCTTAGCAGAGGGTGCGGCCTTGCGCGCCAACAATGCCGAGACAGCGGTAAAACAAGCCATGCAACTTTTAGAGGACAGCACCCAACGCCAACGCATGGCAGATGCGGGGCATCATTGGGTACAAAAACACACCGGTTCCGTACAGCGTGTCATGACCGGAATTAACGAAGTCCTAAGCCAACACCTACCACCAGACCAACGTCAACATTAA
- a CDS encoding cold-shock protein produces MQTEYGTVKWFNNEKGFGFISPENGGKDLFVHHSDILGTGYKSLEENQRVSYESAQGQKGPQAKSVQKI; encoded by the coding sequence ATGCAAACAGAATACGGCACCGTAAAATGGTTCAACAACGAAAAAGGCTTCGGCTTCATCTCCCCTGAAAACGGTGGTAAAGATCTTTTCGTTCACCACTCTGATATCCTTGGCACAGGCTACAAATCACTCGAAGAAAACCAACGCGTTTCTTACGAGTCAGCCCAAGGTCAAAAAGGCCCACAAGCCAAATCCGTACAAAAAATCTAA
- a CDS encoding undecaprenyl-phosphate glucose phosphotransferase, which yields MSNQIHTPPTIFAERYPVAFAAGVVDFALLFMAGHIAYWLRFNHWEMSEWYLLATLIFSLTIILSQAATQSYSSWRGQALIRPLSRILWAWVGALFVLAVIAIASKLAHYFSRYWMAYTVLFGLMGVMSFRLLVFTLLSHFRAKGKNQKNVVVIYDKSGQHSIFQQQDTLPTHGYSIRTAVPISDDAHFLVALSQTVSTIIPHEVWICLPLSEGDKIKEVLHVLRHQTAEIRFIPDLSDLSLLNHRINQIAGMYSIDISCSPMDGSSRWLKRAEDLVLGSLIGLLILPVCALIYIAIKLTSPGPALFKQHRTGFNGKSFKVYKFRSMEVHNEKNGEVTQASANDPRITRLGAFLRKTSLDELPQFYNVLQGRMSIVGPRPHALAHNEHYKDQIESYMKRHKVKPGITGWAQVNGLRGETDTIEKMQRRVEFDLWYINNWSLWLDLKIITLTIFKGFINNKP from the coding sequence TTGAGTAATCAGATTCATACCCCTCCTACGATTTTTGCTGAGCGTTATCCGGTGGCATTTGCTGCTGGTGTGGTGGATTTTGCCTTGTTATTTATGGCAGGGCATATTGCCTATTGGCTGCGCTTTAATCACTGGGAAATGAGCGAGTGGTATTTGTTAGCCACATTGATTTTTAGTCTTACGATCATTCTGAGCCAAGCGGCTACGCAAAGCTATAGCTCGTGGCGAGGGCAGGCGCTGATTCGTCCTTTAAGTCGGATTCTGTGGGCTTGGGTTGGGGCGCTATTTGTATTAGCCGTGATAGCTATCGCCTCTAAGCTGGCCCATTATTTTTCACGCTATTGGATGGCCTATACGGTTTTGTTTGGTCTGATGGGTGTCATGAGTTTTAGGTTGTTGGTGTTTACCTTGCTTTCCCATTTTCGGGCCAAGGGTAAAAACCAAAAAAACGTGGTGGTGATCTATGACAAGTCTGGGCAACACAGTATTTTCCAACAACAAGACACCCTGCCCACACATGGTTATTCCATTCGCACTGCCGTGCCTATTTCAGATGATGCCCATTTTTTAGTGGCGCTTTCACAGACGGTTTCTACGATTATTCCCCACGAGGTTTGGATTTGTTTGCCCTTGTCTGAGGGAGACAAAATCAAAGAAGTGTTGCATGTGCTACGCCATCAAACCGCAGAAATACGTTTTATTCCTGATTTATCGGATCTGTCTTTATTGAATCACCGTATCAATCAAATTGCAGGCATGTATTCGATTGATATTAGCTGCAGCCCGATGGACGGTAGCAGCCGTTGGCTAAAACGAGCCGAGGATTTAGTCTTAGGTAGTCTTATTGGGCTGTTAATTCTGCCCGTCTGCGCCCTGATTTATATCGCCATCAAGCTCACATCACCGGGGCCAGCCTTGTTCAAACAGCATCGCACGGGTTTTAATGGCAAGTCGTTCAAGGTCTATAAGTTTAGGTCCATGGAGGTGCATAATGAGAAAAATGGCGAAGTCACCCAAGCCAGTGCCAATGACCCAAGAATCACCCGTTTGGGGGCGTTTTTACGCAAGACCAGTTTAGATGAGCTGCCCCAGTTCTATAACGTTTTACAAGGTCGTATGTCCATCGTCGGCCCTAGGCCGCACGCGCTGGCACATAACGAGCATTACAAAGACCAGATCGAGTCCTACATGAAACGCCATAAGGTCAAGCCGGGTATCACCGGTTGGGCGCAGGTCAATGGGCTACGCGGTGAAACAGATACCATCGAAAAAATGCAGCGCCGCGTGGAATTTGATCTTTGGTATATCAACAACTGGTCGTTGTGGTTAGACCTAAAAATCATTACGTTGACGATTTTTAAAGGCTTTATCAATAATAAACCGTAG
- a CDS encoding DUF1972 domain-containing protein, producing MHKRLLILGTRGVPANHGGFETFAEALSTYLVQKGWRVTVYCQEDWNRTTMYETMWGRVRRVHIPVKQTGALGTIIFDLKAALHARKQPTMALTLGYNTAIFNVLQRLRGKANLFNMDGIEYRRAKWGPVAKLWFWVNERIACWTGTHLIADHPEIKAHLATRTREKRITMIPYGADAITDSSTAPLKEFGLEPGKFSTVIARPEPENSILEIVQGFSQQPRGHTLVVLGDFDENNTYHQQVLASASSEVKFLGAIYDKPTVRALRYHSYLYVHGHQVGGTNPSLVEALGAGNPVLAHDNPFNRWVAGAEAAVYFSDSASCAAQFTDLLDHPDHALAMKKAARLRHAEQFTWELVLAEYEKLLTRYNPYQPDPEGWEDYLE from the coding sequence ATGCATAAACGACTATTAATTTTAGGAACCCGAGGCGTACCCGCTAATCACGGTGGTTTTGAAACCTTCGCCGAAGCCCTTTCCACGTATTTAGTTCAAAAAGGCTGGCGCGTCACGGTTTATTGCCAAGAGGACTGGAATCGGACCACTATGTACGAAACCATGTGGGGCCGAGTGCGCCGCGTTCATATTCCTGTTAAACAGACGGGGGCATTGGGGACGATTATTTTCGATCTAAAAGCCGCCTTGCATGCACGAAAGCAGCCCACCATGGCGCTGACCTTAGGTTACAACACGGCCATATTTAATGTTTTACAGCGCCTACGTGGTAAGGCGAATTTATTCAATATGGATGGGATTGAGTACCGTCGTGCTAAATGGGGGCCGGTGGCTAAGCTCTGGTTTTGGGTCAATGAGCGCATTGCCTGCTGGACAGGTACGCATTTAATTGCCGATCACCCTGAAATCAAGGCCCATCTGGCGACGCGTACCCGCGAAAAACGCATTACGATGATCCCCTATGGCGCAGACGCTATTACCGATTCCAGCACCGCACCGTTAAAGGAATTTGGTTTAGAACCCGGTAAGTTTTCTACTGTGATTGCACGTCCTGAACCAGAAAACTCTATTTTAGAAATCGTCCAAGGCTTTAGCCAACAGCCGCGTGGTCACACGTTGGTGGTGTTGGGTGATTTTGATGAAAACAATACCTATCATCAACAAGTCTTAGCCTCTGCCAGTTCCGAAGTTAAGTTTCTGGGGGCGATTTACGACAAGCCTACGGTTAGGGCCTTGCGTTATCACAGCTATTTATACGTGCATGGTCATCAAGTCGGTGGCACGAATCCGTCTTTAGTCGAGGCGTTAGGGGCGGGTAATCCTGTTCTGGCCCATGACAACCCGTTTAACCGTTGGGTGGCTGGTGCGGAGGCCGCTGTTTACTTTTCTGACTCTGCCAGCTGCGCGGCACAGTTTACAGACCTGTTAGATCACCCAGACCACGCCTTAGCGATGAAAAAAGCGGCGCGTTTACGCCATGCGGAGCAATTCACTTGGGAACTGGTATTAGCCGAGTACGAAAAACTATTGACTCGCTATAACCCCTATCAACCTGATCCAGAGGGCTGGGAAGACTACCTTGAGTAA
- a CDS encoding LysR substrate-binding domain-containing protein: MDLVSLRLFVRVIEEGTISQAAVREHIAAAAISRRIAELESQLGTALLRRTNKGVSPTQAGLELLYRARSLLNSVQDIKQHIQGYSQGEQGHVHILANISAITQNLPFLLSDFISKHPSIHLKIEEKNSLNIVYEIEKSQADIGIYTDLPHDANIESSFFCEDTLGLLVPKQHSLSKYDYLYFEECLGFEQIILRSGTQINYQITKVAMAANRSVNIRAEVDSYEAMCLLVNAGMGIGVLPHQSTRTFHIPNTHFIHLKDDWSKRHLLLAVRRKNELSASAKLLLNFLQGDDKNTKNKP; this comes from the coding sequence ATGGATTTAGTTAGTTTGCGATTATTTGTACGCGTCATCGAAGAAGGCACAATTAGCCAAGCTGCCGTTAGAGAGCATATTGCCGCTGCTGCTATTAGCCGCCGTATTGCCGAGCTAGAAAGTCAGCTGGGTACGGCCTTACTACGCCGCACAAACAAAGGGGTTAGCCCGACTCAGGCTGGTCTAGAGTTGTTGTACCGCGCCCGCAGCCTACTGAACAGTGTGCAAGACATCAAACAGCATATCCAAGGTTATTCTCAGGGGGAGCAGGGCCATGTACATATACTGGCGAACATTTCTGCTATTACCCAAAACCTACCCTTTTTATTATCCGATTTCATTTCAAAACACCCCTCTATTCATTTAAAAATAGAGGAGAAAAATAGTTTAAATATTGTCTACGAAATAGAAAAATCACAGGCAGATATCGGCATTTACACGGACTTGCCTCATGATGCGAACATTGAGTCTTCTTTTTTTTGTGAAGACACCTTGGGATTATTAGTTCCAAAACAACATTCATTATCAAAATATGACTATTTATATTTCGAGGAGTGTTTAGGTTTTGAGCAAATTATTCTACGTTCTGGTACTCAAATTAACTATCAGATCACCAAGGTAGCTATGGCAGCAAACCGCAGTGTCAATATACGAGCAGAAGTAGATAGTTATGAGGCGATGTGTTTATTAGTTAATGCCGGTATGGGTATCGGTGTATTGCCCCATCAAAGCACGCGTACCTTTCACATTCCTAATACGCATTTTATTCATTTAAAAGACGACTGGAGCAAGCGCCATTTATTATTAGCGGTGCGTCGTAAAAATGAATTATCTGCCAGCGCGAAACTACTGCTCAATTTCTTACAGGGTGATGACAAGAACACTAAGAACAAACCCTAG
- a CDS encoding LysR family transcriptional regulator has product MIDFKQIEAFVWVAELGGFSAAAEKLNTTQPSISQRIASFERQVATRVFDRSARGIKLTDKGQELLSHAQRMLELRNEMLRVAQNANVIRGTFHLGVAETLVHTWLHLLIEQLHTQYPALIIEIHVNTSQVLREKLLNYQLDLAFFVGDDIGTKTERLPLGEYPLTWVASPALKLHGRILTVSELGVYPVITYPVGSLPYRVVSHLLHEAKVTSPRIYGCASLSTIIHMTSRGMGPSLLAKNLVKTALSQGELRLLRVEKPLPSLNFYAHWLDSPDSHAARTVARLAQTIAKNFEPEL; this is encoded by the coding sequence ATGATTGATTTCAAGCAGATCGAAGCCTTTGTTTGGGTAGCAGAATTAGGCGGCTTTAGTGCTGCCGCCGAAAAGCTCAACACCACACAACCGTCTATATCACAACGTATCGCCAGTTTCGAGCGACAGGTGGCTACGCGCGTTTTTGATCGTAGCGCCAGAGGTATTAAATTAACTGATAAAGGCCAAGAGTTACTGTCTCATGCCCAACGTATGCTGGAATTGCGCAATGAAATGCTGCGCGTCGCGCAAAATGCAAATGTGATTCGCGGCACGTTTCACTTAGGTGTTGCCGAAACCTTAGTCCATACGTGGTTGCACCTGCTTATTGAGCAACTGCATACCCAATACCCTGCCCTTATCATCGAAATCCATGTTAATACCAGTCAGGTTTTGCGCGAAAAACTGCTGAATTATCAATTAGATTTAGCTTTTTTTGTGGGTGATGATATTGGTACAAAAACAGAGCGTTTACCGCTTGGTGAGTATCCGTTAACGTGGGTTGCAAGCCCAGCTCTTAAACTACATGGTCGTATTTTGACGGTTTCTGAGCTAGGGGTTTACCCTGTAATTACCTATCCAGTCGGCAGCTTACCTTACCGCGTTGTGAGCCATCTTTTACACGAAGCCAAGGTCACTTCACCCCGAATTTATGGCTGTGCGTCGCTGAGTACGATCATCCATATGACCTCGCGCGGCATGGGGCCTAGCCTGCTTGCTAAGAATCTGGTGAAAACCGCTTTATCCCAAGGGGAATTACGTCTTTTGCGGGTAGAAAAACCGCTGCCTTCGTTAAATTTTTATGCTCATTGGCTAGACTCGCCAGACAGTCATGCGGCACGAACCGTAGCTCGTCTAGCTCAAACCATTGCCAAAAACTTTGAACCCGAACTATAA
- a CDS encoding maleate cis-trans isomerase family protein yields the protein MKTYRIGQIVPSSNTTMETEIPAMLHARMAQTPEDRFTFHSSRMRMMNVTPEELKAMDAASDRCVVELADARCDVMAYACLVAIMAQGNGYHRQSQTRLEAAVKSTGVDIPVLSSAGALVDSMTEFGIKKVSVITPYMKPLTKLVVDYIEHEGIAVKDSISLEVSDNLEVGLLNPENLLEHVKRLDHDGVDAVVLSACVQMPSLPAIQRAEDMIGKPVLSASVATVYQMLKTLGLETRVPNAGFLLSGKKAI from the coding sequence ATGAAAACTTACCGTATCGGTCAAATCGTACCCAGTTCCAACACCACAATGGAAACAGAAATCCCAGCGATGCTACATGCTCGTATGGCACAGACCCCCGAAGACCGCTTTACCTTTCATTCATCACGCATGCGCATGATGAATGTGACGCCCGAAGAACTCAAAGCGATGGACGCTGCCAGCGACCGTTGTGTGGTTGAATTAGCCGATGCGCGCTGTGATGTGATGGCATACGCTTGTTTGGTTGCCATTATGGCCCAAGGCAATGGCTACCACCGCCAATCCCAAACCCGCCTAGAGGCAGCGGTTAAAAGCACTGGCGTAGATATTCCGGTATTAAGTTCTGCCGGTGCATTGGTAGACAGCATGACCGAGTTCGGTATCAAAAAAGTTTCCGTTATTACTCCGTACATGAAACCACTGACTAAATTAGTGGTGGATTACATCGAACACGAGGGGATTGCGGTTAAAGATTCCATTAGCCTAGAGGTGTCGGACAACCTAGAGGTGGGTTTATTGAATCCTGAAAACTTGTTGGAGCACGTAAAACGTCTGGATCATGATGGCGTTGATGCGGTGGTGTTATCCGCTTGTGTACAGATGCCTTCGCTACCTGCCATTCAGCGCGCTGAAGACATGATTGGCAAACCCGTTTTGTCGGCTTCTGTGGCGACGGTATACCAGATGTTAAAAACCTTAGGTCTAGAAACCCGTGTTCCTAATGCTGGTTTCCTTTTGTCAGGTAAAAAAGCGATCTAA